From Anopheles coluzzii chromosome 3, AcolN3, whole genome shotgun sequence, the proteins below share one genomic window:
- the LOC120956643 gene encoding rap guanine nucleotide exchange factor 2 isoform X3, translating to MTDRKLPISSPSEQAPANRSPQLLHHHHLLQQQHPAAHNNHHQQQLLRRLAGEQQHQHGIATAGGTGETLAGEGGAGGGGSGPVPSVAPAPPPRGTSTLSSGSHHLQAAVALASVNSNSLGGVAGIGSSTNHAGTAAAANSAKHANMHRLKHTSSLTTSIYPELYDKGNRLSHSSDTSQADTMTSVTSSSLDSDEVDLSGLVESVVDSDEEDIAESIDSLSVRDTVRECLEKDPTDRTVEDIEILLEFTQKLKAFTNMTFAVRRALCAVMVFAVVEKAGTVVMNDGEELDSWSVLINGHVEIEHGTGEVEYLHYGDSFGIMPTMDKLYHRGVMRTKCDDCQFVCITQTDYYRIQHQGEDNIRKIEEDGQVVMVTELRNSTGENGSRKGYVVIRGTVERLMHQLVEDTTLTDPNYVEDFLLTCRTFINNPIDISKQLLKWFNVDGGGSSEDGGSTDLVDNAAAATAVSIDRSSHLSSGTLDSVLCDRVTRVVLLWVNNHFTDFDTDPQMMEFLEIFESALEKRSMYEQLRLLHVYAQHNARERNVTLARSSRDEDLNFQISGGPGGIFITRVEPKTKAYEAGLKRGDQILEVNGQSFEHVTCARALEILMGTTHLSITVKSNLWAFKGMLSSADGDSSKLKIDLKKGLRTELLQSQKSLDLVDKVGGGLLPAPQFLMPLPVRDIEYGRKDSGASTPSAQMNNNKGGSFMTLGGKKRIQKALIKMNLLPKNSVFQDDNINNNHNNGGGGGSNNSSSSSGGGGANNGNSNNGSSYEGGSDRSSGISVNFSSQASSISTSSITTADSDETPPTSAYQSNPDLRENPSTPAKAQSTEAIVPAKTGGTMYYEELRASDFPEHILKVYKSDQTCKYLLVHKETTAHEVVMLALQEFGIHDPSSNFSLCEVSVGEGGMIKQRRLPDQLQNLAERIGLSSRYYLKTNGITETLVPDDVAPELIRESAVHFLQLNANELAIQLTLQDFSIFRQIESTEYIDDLFNLKSRYGKPMLVRFAELVNREMFWVVTEVCSEHNMMRRCKIIKQFIKIARHCKECKNFNSLFAIVSGLGHAAVSRLRQTWEKLPSKYQKLFNDLQDLMDPSRNMSKYRQLIQTELNAQQPVIPFYPVVKKDLTFIHLGNDTKIDSLINFEKLRMISKEIRTLLHMCNSPYDILTMLEYKCQPPSSAMLALNQMSVPSGSGNLMLAPPAPPPPPPVTSVAAAFVHSQTVKRRKKSTAAPNPKKMFEEAQMVRRVKAYLNNMKVITDEDELHRLSLECEAQGGTTPNTVQVRKRYPSPTLSTTSSTSSTSEGKKGALGLGMSSLSIGSASSGNSGAPKFGAASPQAVKKLLSLSEQTKTRPHQPRHPTTGAILPPPLTNMHHHHHGHHHGGLVGHLNSTLSHFHHPHAAYLQHAGGGGGGGGAGLTISPSQSPAHCCVGPTGTTTGSGSGGASTAGGLMGPPQYPPPSSAHATGGFTGGSGVTGGGTGGVGHLSGLLPTNPPNYSATMSMYANGRPVLASRILESAVDVVPSQIPPPMELPPESSSFRSPPNYAQTAHRRIAGSSNSSNSSTTIPPPYPAPHQNFGNSSRIISAVGISPIASNFVAPTVNALSPMYTGNSGGGGGGGTSVASPGVVSGVCASLPPAIPARLHETIDSGPPPLPPPSIDLSAESSSVTVLSSAASVM from the exons TTAACCACTAGCATCTATCCAGAGCTTTATGACAAAGGCAACCGATTATCTCATTCAAGTGATACCAGCCAGGCTGATACCATGACTTCCGTAACGAGCTCGTCGCTAGACTCGGACGAGGTAGATCTCTCCGGTCTGGTCGAATCCGTGGTCGATTCAGACGAGGAGGACATTGCTGAGAGTATAGAT AGTTTAAGCGTGCGCGATACGGTGCGAGAATGTTTGGAAAAGGATCCGACCGACCGGACGGTGGAGGACATTGAGATACTGCTCGAGTTTACGCAGAAGCTGAAAGCGTTCACCAACATGACGTTCGCCGTGCGGCGAGCCCTCTGCGCGGTGATGGTGTTTGCGGTGGTCGAGAAGGCCGGCACGGTCGTGATGAACGACGGCGAGGAGCTGGACTCGTGGAGCGTGCTGATCAACGGGCACGTGGAGATCGAGCATGGGACGGGCGAGGTCGAGTATCTGCATTACGGCGACAGCTTCGGCATCATGCCGACGATGGACAAGCTGTACCATCGGGGCGTGATGCGCACCAAGTGCGACGACTGTCAGTTCGTGTGCATCACGCAGACGGACTACTACCGGATACAGCACCAGGGCGAGGACAACATACGCAAGATCGAGGAGGACGGCCAGGTCGTGATGGTGACCGAGCTGCGCAACAGCACGGGAGAGAACGGGTCGCGCAAGGGGTACGTGGTGATACGCGGCACGGTCGAGCGGCTGATGCACCAGCTGGTCGAGGACACGACGCTGACCGATCCGAACTACGTGGAAGACTTCCTGCTCACATGCCGCACCTTCATCAACAACCCGATCGACATCTCGAAGCAGCTGCTGAAGTGGTTCAACGTGGATGGCGGTGGGTCCAGCGAGGACGGAGGCTCGACCGATCTGGTCGATaatgcggcggcggcgacggcggtatcgatcgatcgatcgtctCACTTGTCATCCGGCACGCTGGACAGTGTGCTGTGCGACCGTGTGACGCGCGTCGTACTGCTGTGGGTAAACAATCACTTTACGGATTTCGACACCGATCCGCAGATGATGGAGTTTTTGGAAATCTTCGAATCGGCGCTGGAGAAACGGAGCATGTACGAgcagctgcggctgctgcacGTGTACGCGCAGCACAATGCGCGGGAAAGGAACGTTACGCTTGCGCGCAGCTCGCGCGACGAAGATCTGAACTTCCAGATTTCGGGCGGCCCGGGCGGAATCTTCATTACGCGCGTCGAGCCGAAAACGAAAGCGTACGAGGCGGGCCTGAAGCGGGGCGACCAGATACTGGAGGTGAATGGGCAGAGCTTCGAGCACGTGACGTGTGCCCGGGCGCTCGAGATTCTGATGGGCACGACGCACCTGAGCATCACGGTCAAGAGCAATCTGTGGGCTTTTAAGGGCATGCTGTCGAGTGCGGACGGTGATTCGAGCAAGCTGAAGATCGACCTCAAGAAGGGGCTGCGGACGGAGCTGCTGCAGTCGCAGAAGTCGCTCGATCTGGTGGACAAGGTCGGTGGAGGGTTGCTGCCGGCGCCCCAGTTTCTGATGCCGCTGCCCGTCCGGGATATCGAGTACGGGCGGAAGGATTCGGGCGCATCGACACCGTCCGCCCagatgaacaacaacaaggGCGGCAGCTTCATGACGCTCGGTGGCAAGAAGCGAATCCAGAAGGCGCTGATCAAGATGAACCTACTGCCAAAGAATAGCGTCTTCCAGGATGATAATATTAACAACAATCACAACAATGGCGGTGGAGgaggcagcaacaacagtagcagcagcagcggcggcggcggcgcaaacaacggcaacagcaacaacggtAGCAGCTACGAGGGTGGCAGCGACCGGTCGTCGGGAATCAGCGTCAACTTCTCCTCGCAGGCGTCCTCCATCTCCACCTCCTCGATAACGACGGCCGATTCGGACGAAACGCCACCGACCTCCGCCTACCAGAGCAATCCGGATCTGCGCGAAAACCCCTCCACCCCGGCGAAGGCCCAATCGACGGAGGCGATCGTGCCGGCCAAGACAGGCGGCACGATGTACTACGAGGAGCTGCGGGCGAGCGACTTCCCCGAGCACATCCTGAAGGTGTACAAGTCGGACCAGACGTGCAAGTACCTGCTGGTGCACAAGGAGACGACCGCGCACGAGGTGGTGATGCTGGCGCTGCAAGAGTTCGGCATACACGATCCGAGCTCGAACTTTTCGCTGTGTGAGGTGAGCGTCGGCGAGGGCGGCATGATCAAGCAGCGCCGACTGCCCGACCAGCTGCAAAATCTGGCGGAACGGATCGGGCTCAGCTCGCGGTACTACCTGAAAACGAACGGCATCACGGAGACGCTCGTGCCGGACGATGTGGCGCCGGAGCTGATACGTGAGAGTGCGGTACACTTTCTGCAGCTGAACGCGAACGAGCTGGCGATACAGCTGACGCTGCAGGACTTTAGCATCTTCCGGCAGATCGAGTCGACCGAGTACATCGACGATCTGTTCAACCTGAAGAGCCGGTACGGCAAGCCGATGCTGGTGCGCTTTGCCGAGCTGGTCAACCGGGAGATGTTCTGGGTGGTGACGGAGGTGTGCAGCGAGCACAACATGATGCGCCGGTGCAAGATCATCAAGCAGTTCATCAAGATCGCCCGGCACTGCAAGGAGTGCAAGAACTTCAACAGTCTGTTTGCGATCGTGAGCGGGCTGGGGCATGCGGCGGTCAGCCGGCTGCGGCAGACGTGGGAAAAGCTACCGTCAAAGTATCAGAAGCTGTTCAACGATCTGCAGGACCTGATGGATCCGTCGCGCAACATGTCCAAGTACCGGCAGCTGATCCAGACGGAGCTGAACGCGCAGCAGCCGGTCATACCGTTCTATCCGGTGGTGAAGAAGGACCTGACGTTTATCCATCTCGGCAACGATACGAAGATCGACAGCCTGATCAACTTCGAGAAGCTGCGCATGATCTCGAAGGAGATCCGGACGCTGCTGCACATGTGCAACTCGCCGTACGACATACTGACCATGCTGGAGTACAAGTGTCAGCCCCCGAGCTCGGCAATGCTGGCGCTCAACCAGATGTCCGTACCGTCGGGCAGTGGGAATTTGATGCTCGCCCCGCCGGCACCACCCCCACCGCCCCCGGTTAcgtcggtggcggcggcgttCGTGCACAGCCAGACGGTGAAGCGGCGGAAGAAGTCAACGGCCGCCCCGAATCCGAAGAAAATGTTCGAAGAAGCGCAGATGGTACGGCGCGTCAAGGCGTACCTGAACAACATGAAGGTCATCACGGACGAGGACGAGCTGCACCGGTTGTCGCTGGAGTGCGAGGCACAGGGCGGTACCACGCCGAACACGGTCCAGGTGCGCAAGCGCTACCCATCGCCCACGCTCTCCACCACGTCGAGCACCAGCTCGACGAGCGAAGGCAAGAAGGGTGCGCTCGGGCTGGGCATGAGCAGCCTGTCGATCGGTAGCgccagcagcggcaacagtgGAGCACCAAAGTTCGGTGCCGCCTCGCCGCAAGCCGTCAAGAAGCTGCTTTCCCTGTCCGAGCAGACGAAAACGCGCCCCCACCAACCGAGACACCCGACGACTGGGGCGATCCTGCCGCCGCCGCTCACCAACatgcatcaccatcaccacgggCACCATCACGGGGGGCTGGTGGGGCACCTGAACAGTACGCTGTCGCACTTCCACCATCCACACGCGGCATACCTGCAACacgccggtggtggtggtggtggtggtggcgcagGTCTAACAATTAGCCCCTCGCAATCGCCGGCCCACTGTTGTGTCGGACCGACCGGAACTACGACCGGCAGTGGTTCAGGTGGTGCCAGCACCGCCGGAGGCCTCATGGGTCCACCGCAATATCCACCCCCGTCGTCGGCACACGCAACCGGCGGGTTTACGGGGGGCAGTGGTGTGACCGGTGGCGGTACCGGTGGGGTCGGGCATCTGTCGGGCCTGCTGCCCACTAATCCACCGAATTATAGCGCCACCATGTCGATGTATGCGAACGGACGCCCGGTGCTGGCGAGCCGGATACTGGAGAGTGCCGTCGATGTTGTACCTAGTCAAATACCGCCACCGATGGAACTGCCGCCCGAGAGTAGCTCCTTCCGGAGTCCACCGAACTATG CTCAAACGGCGCATCGACGAAttgccggcagcagcaacagcagcaacagcagtaccACCATTCCACCGCCCTACCCTGCCCCGCACCAAAACTTTGGCAACTCATCGCGCATCATCTCCGCGGTCGGGATATCGCCGATCGCGTCCAACTTTGTCGCACCGACCGTCAATGCGCTCTCGCCCATGTATACCGGcaacagtggtggtggtggcggtggcggcacaTCCGTAGCGTCTCCGGGAGTCGTCAGTGGTGTGTGTGCCAGCTTGCCGCCAGCAATACCGGCACGGTTGCACGAAACGATCGATTCGGGGCCGCCTCCATTGCCCCCGCCGAGTATAGACCTGTCGGCGGAGAGCAGTTCCGTGACCGTGCTGAGCAGCGCTGCTTCCG TAATGTAG